The DNA sequence ACTGGTAGAGCAGTAAGCCCTCTGATTTCCGGTCTTTCGGGATGTAGCCGACGCCCGCGTCGACCATGTCCGAGACCGTCGGGTTCTGCAGCGTGGTGCCGTCGACGGAGACCGAGCCCTGTGTCACGTTGAGGTCGCCCGCGAGCAGGCGCCCGAGTCGCTGTTTGCCCGAGCCCTCGACGCCGACGATACCGAATATCTCGCCTTCGCGGACGGAGAAGGAAATCGGGCCGACAGTGTCCTCGTGGGCCACCTCGTCGACGGCCATCGCCGTCTCGCCGAGGTCGGCCTCGCGCTGCTGGTCGGGGACACGGTAGTACTCGTCGGCCGTCTCTCGGCCGACCATCGCCTGCTGTAGCGAGTCCGTGGTGGCGTCGGCCGCCGTGGTGGAGCCGACGCGCTCGCCGTCTTTGAGGACGTAGATCCGGTCGGAAATCTGCAGCACCTCGTCGAGTTCGTGCGAGACGAAGACGAACGTCGCCCGGTCCCGCAGGTCGTTCACGAGGTCGAAGAGGATCTCCCGGCCGCTCTCCTCGAGCCCGGCCGTCGGCTCGTCGAGGAGGATGACCGGGTTCTCGGACTTCTGTGAGACGTGGAACGCCTTCGCGATCTCGAGCATCTGGCGCTCGTTGAACGAGTAGTTACGCACGCGCTCGTCCACGTCGATGTTGATGCCAAGGTCGTCGACGAATGCCTGGGCTTCCTCACGCATCCGGTCTTTCTCGAGCACCCCGAAGCGCTCCATCTCCCGCCCGAGATAGAGGTTCTCGTACCCCCGCATGGTCGTGATGACGTCCTGTTCCTGGTGGACGAGCGAGACGCCGTAGTCCGCCGCTTCACGCGGGTTCGTGAACGAGACCGGCTCCCCGTCGACGTACAGCTGGCCCTCGTCGGCCTGCAACACGCCGGTCAGGATGTTCAACAGCGTGCTCTTGCCAGCGCCGTTCTCCCCGACCAGGCCGATGACCTCGCCGTGGTCGACTGCCAGCGACACGTCTTCGAGGGCCTGTACGTGGCGGAACGACTTCGAGATGCCCTCGACGCGGAAGCTGTGATTGTCCCCGCTTTTCGGGCTAGCCCGGCCCGCGTCCGTCGCGTCGGTGTGTGTCTGTGATGCCATGGGGGTGTGTGGTGAGAGTTATTTGAGCGGGTTGTTCTGGAAGCGGTCCACGTACAGCTGGGTCGTCTCTTCCTGGGCGGCGTCGTCGGTGTAGACTCCCGGCAGGCTGTAGCCGCTCGGCTTGTCCGCGTCCTTCCAGTCGAGAACCTCTTTCATGTCTGCGAGGTTCATCGGCTGCATGTCGATTTGAGGGTCCCAGGCGTCCTCACCGGCCTCGGCGACGGACATCGCCGTCCAGTCGTAAGGGGTCTCGCCCGAGAAGATGGCGTCGTTGTACTCGGCGGCGTCCACGACTGGAAGCCGGTCGATGACGTCGGTCCACTCGCTGGGGTTCTTGACACAGACCGGCGCGTTGAACGACATCATCCGCTCTGGACCGCTGAGCGTGTGTCCGTTGATGTAGTCGTGACACTTCGCCACCGACCAGCCGGCCTGCCACGGGCCCATGCCCGAGACGGTGCCGGTCATCCGGTCCTCGGCGATGGCCGCGAGCCCGGGCTCGCTGGCGTCGATGCCGACGACGGGCACGTCGATGTCGTTCTCCTCGAGGATGGTGAGCCCGCCCAGCGCGACGGCGTCGTTCTGGCCGAAGAAGCCGTCGATGTCGTCGCCGAACTGCGAGACCTTGTCGTTCATGACGCTGCGGGCGTCCGAACGGATGAAATTGCCCGGCTGGCGCGGTCCCGCCATCTCGATGTCGGGGTACTCCTGTAGCGCCAGGTCGACACCCTTGTTCCGGCCGATGTTCGGGGCCGTACCGCGGTTCCCTTCGATGTGGACGAACGTGCCGCTGCCACCCATCGCCTCGAAGAGCATCTTCGCGCCGGTGTAGGCGTGGTTGACGAAGTGGGGCGTGAAGAACGTCACGTACTCCTCGCCGGCGTCCTGCGGGACGAACCAGTCGGCGATGGTGACCGCGAGGACACCCGGGGTTTCGCCCTCGACCAGCGTCTCTGCCAGCGTGATTGCGGCGGCGTTGGTGTAGGTCTGCCCGGCGATGAAGTCCGCGTTGTTCGATACTGCCGTGTCGAACTGCTGTTGCTGTGTCTGGACCTCACCGTTGTTCGTCTGGACGTTCGTCTCGTAGCCGAATGCCTCGCAAGCCTCGAGGTAGCCCTTCTCCCAGCTGAGCCAGTAGGAGTTCTGTCGGTTGGCGATGGAGCCCATCGAGGTCATGGAGCCGCCGTCCGACCCGGAACTGCCCGACGAGTCACTCCCGCCGGAGCCGCCATCGGACGAGCCACCCGACCCGCCCGAACTGGTCGACGACCCACCGCCGGACCCACCTGTACACCCTGCGAGGCCACCCAGTGTGACCGCCGAACTCCCGATGGCGGCCTGCTTCAGGAAGCGACGCCTAGATTGGTTGCTGCTATCTCGTGCCATGTTTGCGACACCATCATGTGGTGAATACCTCCGTTTATAGTTTATGATTGAAAATGAGGATGGTTTCTCGGGACACGCGGCTCGGGAGGGTCGCAGCGTCCCCGTCGGTCAGTGCGCAGTGGCACGTGTTCAGTACATCACCTTGCCCGCCGAGACGTTGACGTCCTGTCCAGTCATACGGTCGGCGTCCGACGAACAGAGGAACGCGACGGTGTTCGCGATGTCCTCTCGCTGGACGAGTTCCTGCCGTGGGCTCTCGCTCTCTGCGTCCCTGCGGACCTCCTCGTAACTCCGGCCAGTCGTCTCGGCCTTCTCTTCGAAGACACGACGGATGCGCGGGCCGTCGACAGAGCCGGGACAGACGGCGTTGACGTTGATGTCGTGTTCGCCGACCTCCGCGGCGAGCGTCCGGGTGAACCCGATGAGTCCCATCTTGGTGGTCGCGTACGGGGTCCGCTTCGTCAGGGGGCGCTTCCCAGTTACGGAGGCGATGTTGACGATGCGCCCGTAGCCCTGCTCTTTCATCGACGGGAGCACCGTCCGACACGTGTAGAAGGGGCCACGGAGGTTCACGGCGACCGTCTCGTCCCACTCCTCGGAGCTGATGCCCTCACAGGCAGACGTCGGGCCGGCGATGCCCGCATTGTTGACGAGGTGCTCGATGCTGCCGAACTCCGAGAGTGCAGTCTCGACGACCGCTTCGACGCTGTCGAGATGTTTCAGGTTCGTCTGGTGTGTGAGTACTCGCTGTCCCTCGCTCTCGACGAGCGCAGCGGTCTCAGCCATCTCGTCCTCGTCGAGGTCGGCGATGACGACATCGTGCCCCCGGGATGCGAGTTCGGCACAGATCGCCTGACCGATACCACGCCCTCCGCCGGTGACGAGGGCTGTGCTATCTCGTTCCATATCACCTCAAGCTAGATGATAGTACATAAAGATAGTGAACATCGAGCCGACATCGCTGTGCTCGGAGAGTGGGTCTCGCCTCCCGAAATAGTAAAGACCCGACGCGAAACACATCGGGGTATGCCGTATCAAGGGTACGACGACTACTTCCAGAAGAAGCTCATCATCACCGTCGCGACGACCGGTGGACTCCACGGGAAGGAGGCGAACCCGAACCTGCCAACCCAGCCCGAAGAGGTCGCACAGGACCTCGCCGAGTGCGAAGAGGCGGGCGCGTCGATGGTTCACCTCCACGCGCGAGACGAGAACCACGAGGACACGAAAGACGTCGCACGCTTTCAGGCACTCATGGACGCCATCGACGAGCACTGCGACGACATCATCGTGAACTTCACCACCGGGGGCGGCGGCATCTACTCGCGCGAGACTCGGCTGGCACCCATCCTCGAAACCGAGCCACGCCCCGAGGTCGCGACTGTCGACCTCGGCCCCATCAACTTCGGACAGACGCGAACGGCCGAGAACACACGAGAGCAGAACGAAGAGTACGCCGAACGGATGCGCGACGCGGGGGTAAAGCCCGAACTCGAACTGTTCAACCCGGGTCACATCCCCGAGGCGGAACACCTCATCGACGAAGGGCTCCTCGAGGAGCCCTACTGGGCGACCGTCATCTTCGGGATGCAGAACGGGATGCCCCCAGGACCGCGAAACCTCGTGAACTTCGTCGACAACCTCCCCGAGCCCGTCGAGTGGCAGTGTCTCGCCGTCGGGAAACACCAGCTCCCGATGACCACCGCCGCGATCACCATGGGTGGGCACGTGAGAGTGGGCATGGAAGACAACGTCTACTACCGCAAGGGCGAACTCGCCGAGAGCAACGCTCAACTGGTCCGTCGAACGGCGAGAATCGCCGAAGAACTCGAGCGCGACATCGCCTCGCCGAGTGAGGCACGTGAGATGCTCGGGCTCTGACGGTCGCGTCGTTCCCCACGTGCGAATCCCTCGGCGATTGGGGCCAACTGTCCGTTCTCCACCTATTTTTCGCGTTTACTGGTAGCGAAGTTCAAGACCGGATGTGCAGGAAGAAACGAACCATGTTATAAACACACCACGGCATCTCGGCATATCGAGGACAGACTCATTTGCACATACCGAATATTAAATAGGGAGGAATGCAAGTGCCAGTCATGAACACCCAAGACGGCGGTCGAACGCTGCAGACGACGGCGACATCGCTGCGCGTCGTCGAGACGCTTCGAGAACTGGACGGAGCCCGGGTGACAGAGGTGGCAGACGAGATGGGCCTGGCACCGAGTACCGTACACGCTCACCTGACAACCCTCGCGGACAACGAGTACGTCGTCAAGACCGGCGACGTCTACCAGCTGAGTCTGGAGTTCTTGAGTCTCGGCGAGTACGTTCGCACGAGGCGAAAGGCGTACCGTATCGCCGAGTCCTACACCGAGCAACTGGCCGACGAGACGGAGTGTCGCGCCGTGTTCACCGTCGAGGAGAACGGCCGCGGCGTCTACATGTACACCTTCTCCGGAACTCACGCCGTCTGGACCTACTCGACCGTCGGGAAGCGCTTCTACCTCCACCAGACGGCGGCCGGAAAGGCGACCCTGTCACAGCTCCCCGAGTCACAGGTCGACACAATCGTCGAGAAGTGGGGTCTCCCCGCGGCGACGGAGAACACCATCACGGACGCCGAGGCGCTGCTGGAGCAACTCGCGTCCATCCGCGAACGCGGCGTCGCGTTCAACCACCAAGAGCAGCTCGACGGCGTCAAGGCCGTCGGTGTCCCCGTGAACGGCTCCGACGGGCAGGTGGTCGGAGCCTTCAGCGTCGCCAGTCCGGCGAACCGGATGACCGACGAGCGGTTCGAGGAGGAGATTCCCGAGACGCTGCTGGGCGTCGCCAACGAGTTCGAACTCGAGAACTCGCTGACCTGAGTATCTCATTACAACTGTACTGATGTAATATCTTTTGCCAGCGGCGCTCGAGCCGGTTCGACGCTCGCGAATCGGTTATCGGGGGCGGCCGACGACGGGGCGGGCTCACCCGTTCGTCGACAGCTCGAGAGTGCGTGACAGCCATAATGGTGTAACGAAGCGGCGGCGACACGACGACACGGTGGTTTGAGTGGGAGTCTGGCCAGAACCTTGATTACTCGGCCTTCTGTAGCGGGAGGCAATGACGGTTACCATCGCCCTGGTCGGGGCCGGCGGAATCGGTACCATCCATCTCGGCACCCTCGCTGACATCGACGCGGCCGACGTGACTGCCATCTGTGACGTCTCGGCGGAGGCTGCGACCGCTGCAGCCGAGGAGTTCGGTGCAGACGTCTACACCGACCACGAAGAGATGCTTTCGAACGAGGACCTCGACGCGCTGTTCGTCGCGATTCCGCCCTTCGCCCACACGACACAGGAGACCGCAGGTGCCGAGGCGGGCCTCGACCTCTTTGTCGAGAAACCTATCGCCCTGTCGGGCGAGACCGCAGCACGCGTCGACGAGGCCATCGCCGAGGCACAGGTTCGCTCACAGGTCGGACATATGTATCGCTACTCACCGGCCGTCGAGGAGGCTGTCGACCGCATCGGCGACCGCGACGTCGCGCTCATCGACGGCCACTGGGTCGGTGGTGTCCCCCCATCGGGCTGGTGGGGCGTCAAGGAGAAGTCCGGCGGACAGGTCGTCGAACAGGCGGCACACGTCTTCGACCTGGTTCGGTACTTCGGTGGCGACGTCGACTCCGTCTGTGCGCAGGGTGGAAAGAGCGTCGTCGGCGACGACATCGACTTCGAGGACGCCGTGAGCGCGTCGATGAAGCACGAATCCGGCGCGGTCAGCCACGTGTCGACCTCGTGTGCCTCGCCGGACGAGCACGTCGCGCTACGGCTGGTCGGAGACGGCTTCCACCTCGAACTGGAGTTCTGGTTCGAAGGAGAAGACCACCCCGTCTCGCTCGGGCGGCTCACCGGAACGGTCGACGGCGAACCTATCGAGTTGGAAGCCGAGGAAGACGCGTGGGCACGCGAGGTCCGTTCGTTCGTCGAGACGGTCGGCGGGGGTGAGGGTGACCTCCGCTCGCCGTACGACGACGCGCGGAAGACCTTCGAGCTGACCCTCGCAGTCAACGAAGCCCTCGACGAGGAGAACGCCGTCGAACTCCCACTGGTCTCACAATGAGCCTCCGCGTCGCGGTCACGCTCCCGACGGTCTACCCCGACGACTCGTTCGCCGATGCCACCGCACGAGCCGCCGCCGCCGGTGCGGACGGCATCGAGTTCTTCGACTGGGACGCCGCCGACCTCGAGACGCTTACCCAGGCTACCGCGGAACACGACGTCGAGATCGCGGGGACGCTCTCCGCCGCACCGGGTGCGAGCATCGAAGGTCCGGATGGGATGACAGACCCCGACTGCGCCGACGACGCCGTCGCCGCAATCGAGGAGTCGCTACCTGTCGCGGCCGACCTCGGCTGTGAGACGCTCATCGTGACAACCGGCCCCGAACAGGCCGGGCTCGACCGAGAGACCCAGTACGAGAGCGTGGTCGACGTCCTCTCGCGCGCCGCGCCGACCGCCGAGGACGCAGGTGTGACACTCGTCCTCGAACCGCTCAACACCGTTGTCGACCACCCGGGCTACTTCCTCACCGACTCCGCCGAGGCGTTCGACATCATCAGAGCGGTCGACAGCCCCCGGGTGAAGCTCCTCTACGACGTCTACCACCAGCAGATAACCGAGGGCAACCTCATCGACACCCTGACCGAGCACGTCGACCTGATCGGCCACATCCACGTCGCCGACGTCCCCGGTCGCCACGAGCCGGGGACGGGAGAGATCAACTACGCGAACGTCATCCGTGCGCTGGCCGACGCCGGCTACGACGGCTACGTCGGCTGTGAGTGCTTCCCCGAAGGCGACCCCGACGCGGCAGTCGAGCGCGTCGTCGACTACGTCGAGTCCGCGAACTGAGTCGAGAACGACGGCGACCGGCACGCGTGTGCGGGGCGCGGTTGCTGTCGCCGACACTCGACTGGGAACCCACCCTCTGGTAAAGACGAGCGGGCGAGAGAGAGAGAGAGTCGTCTCCGCCGCACAAATATATAATTACTTCTATTCGGTACCTTCTCTCATCACCAGCTCCCTGGCCACGTCGGGGCAGTCACCACCAGCTCCGAGTTCGTCGATAACACCGACGTCACCACGGGACATCGACGCCCGCGAACCGTTATGTCTGTCGTCGGTCCACACAGTGTATGACCACCACCGAATCGCCCGACAGCTCACCGGGTCCCCACCAGGGTCAGCCGGTGAAACACGCGGGCGCGCCCCTCCGCGTCGCCGACGCGGCGCTCGTCCTCCTCCACGGCCGCGGTGCGACGGCCGAGAGTATCCTCGACCTGGCCGACGAACTCGGCGTCCACGGCGTCGCTGCAGTGGCTCCGCAGGCGCAGTACAACCGCTGGTACCCTCAGTCGTTCCTCGCTCCGCTCGAGACGAACGAACCCGAACTGTCGTCCGCGTTGCACGCAGTCGATGACGTCGTCAGCGAACTCGTCGAGCGCGAGGTTCCGCCCGACCGGATCGTCATCGGCGGTTTCTCGCAGGGGGCGTGTCTGGCCGCGGAGTACGCCGCCCGAAACCCTCGGCAGTACGGCGGTCTCGTCGTCCTCAGTGGTGGGCTCGTCGGCCCGGGGGAGACGGTGGTCGACCACACGGGCGACCTCGCCGGAACGCCCGTCCTCCTCGGCTGTAGCGACGTCGACCCCCACGTCCCCCTCGAACGCGTTCACGAGTCCCGCGACGTCTTCGAGCGACTCGGCGGTGACGTCACCGAACGCGTCTACGAAGGCATGGCTCACACCATCAACGACGACGAAGTCGCGTTCCTCAGAGACCGCCTCCAGACCCTCGTCGAACGGAAGCCGACGCCGAACGACAGCGACCCGGACGGAGGTGACGGCCGGTGACTCTCCCACCGCCGACTGCCGGGCTTCACCACGTCTCCGTCATCACCGGGACGACCGCACAGACGGTGTCGTTTTATACAGAAGTTCTTGGACTCAGATTCGTCAAGCAGACGGTGAACTACGACGACCCGTTCATGCACCACGTCTACTTCGCCGACGAGCGCGGGAGCCCGGGGACGCTCCTGACGTGCTTCCCGTTCGAGCGGGGACAGGAGGGGCGGGTCGGGAAGCCACAGCCAACGGCGACTGCCCTAGCCGTCCCGCGAGCGAGCATCGACTACTGGGTCGACCGACTCAGCGCGTACGGGGCAGAGCAGGTGGAGCGGTTCGGTGAGCCGGTCGTTCGGTTCACCGACGGTATGGGACAGCCGCTCGAACTCGTCGGGACGGATACCCAAACAGAGCCGTGGAGCGACGGACCCATACCGTCCGAGTACGCCATTCGCGGGTTCCACAGCGTGACGCTCGCCTCGACGAGTCCCTTCCAGACCGCCAGCGTTCTCGACGCGCTGGGCTTCGACCTCCACGCACAGGAGGGCGACCGGGTCCGATACCGGACGGCAGCGCCCGGAAGCGAGCCGGGAACTGTCGTCGACATCCTCGATACGGACCTGCCGTTCGGCCGTGAGGGCATCGGCACCGCACACCATGTCGCATTTCGACTCCCCGACGAGACAGCACTGGAGGCGTGGCGTGACCTCCTGATAGCGGACGGGCTCGAACCGACGTACGTGAAAGACCGGACGTACTTCCAGTCGGTGTACGTCCGCGAGCCCGGTGGTATCCTCGTCGAGTTGGCGACAGACGGACCGGGCCTGACCGTCGACGAGCCGGTCGAGTCGCTCGGGACAGGACTTCGACTCCCGCCGTGGCTCGAGGAGGACAGAGCGATGATAACCGCTCAGCTTCCGCCAGTTACAGCGCGCGAGCCGAGCGAAGACCGCGAGTGAATCGTGTGAGAAACGTCTTCTACCGGGGGTTCAGTAGCCGAGTTGCTCGCGGACGAGCACGACGCTCGTCCGCCCCTCAGTGGGTTCTTTGCGGTAGACGAGCTGCTTGGCGATGGCGCTCTCGACGCCGTACGCCTCCTGCGCGCGTTCGTTCTCGAGGGGGTACGCGACGTTCTCGAGGCGGTCGAGGGCGGCGTCGAGGTCGGCGACGACCTTGTTGACGCCGCTGACGATGACGACGTTCCCCGCCGCGAAGGGGTACGCGCCGATACGGCTCCCGGAGAGGTCCGCGGCGACGAGTTCGCCCGTGCGCGCGATGGCGTTGATGCCGCCGACGAAGTAGTCGGCCGTCTGGGCCTTCCTCCGGGCGGTGAATCGCTCCGCGTCGTCGTCGATAGCCCACACGTCGGCGTGGAGGTTCTCCCAGGAGTGGTCACCCTCGGTGAGGTACTCCATGAACCCGATCTCTTCGAGTGTCGTCGAGTGACCGTCCATCACGGTCGCGCCGTCGGGAATCGTCGACGTGACCGCTTCGAGCGCCTCCGCTCGCGTGTCGACGACGGTGACGTCGAAGCCGTTCGCTTCGAGGTTCTCGACGGCTTCGTCGAGTTCCTCGTCGCTCGGGAGACTGTCGAGTGCTTCGTCGATGCGGACGTCGTCGTAGTCGGACTTCTGTTGAGACATGGGGGAGTGCCGCAGTGGTGCGACGGTTCACCGTAGACACGCAGACCGCATAAGCGCTCGCGGACGCCGATGTCAGGGGGTTACGCCGGTGTTACTGGCGGAATCGAAGCGGCGATACCGAACACGGAAGGAGAGGTGAACCTCGGTCGTTCTGCTCGCGCCACTCTCTGGTTCACATCTCCTCGTCACACTCGCACGGACTCGCCGGTGTCACAGCGCGAGAGAACGTGCTGCTTGGGAGATGAGTCCGAGTGAAGTGGCGGGGGTATATTTGAACGACGTAGACTCGGCGTTGCTCCGTCCTCTCGATCCAATCTGCCCCGGCGAGATTCCGACACTCACGGGGTCGTAGCGCGATGAAACACGCTACTCAGGAGGTGAGTGTCTCGAAAATAGCGGGAGGTAGATTTGAACTACCGATCTCCGGGTTATGAGCCCGGCGGAATCTCCTGGCTATCCCATCCCGCTACTGAGTACGAATCGGCGGTTGCGGTTAAGGGTTATGATTCCAACGCCGTATGCTACTTTTCGCCGTGTGACTCACCCACGCCCGACCTGCCACGTGACGAGGCTCTCGGCGACGTAGTTGACGAGCATCCCGGTGCCGATGCCGGCGACCTTCGAGACGACGAACCAGCCGTCGATACCCGCCACCGTCAGTTCGAGCGCCACCACACGGAAGAAGAACCCGAACGTCGCCAGTTGGACGAGGATACCACCGATGCGGACGAGGTTCGACCGCGCGAGTCGACGGAATGCCGCGCCGAGACCCGCGGCACCCTGCTCGGCGAACGTCCACTTGTCGTTGAGCAAGAACATGACGACGATGGCCACCTCGATACCGATGAACACCGCGAGTTCGGGGAAGACGCCGACCTCGCGGAGGACCGTGGCGGTCGTCACGTCGAACACCGCGCCGACGACGCCGACGGAGGCGAACTTGCCGAAGCGTCTGCCCGAGAGGAGCGAGTCGACGACGGACATCGTTTCAGTCGTCCACCGCGTCGACACCGAGGCGCTCGACGAGCGACGGACCGGTGTCGCGAGAGCGCTCGAGGAGCGCGTGCAGGCGGTCGTGTCGGAGCGACCGGGCGCGGTGCCGCGAGCGGAGGAGCGCCACCCCCAGCCGGACGGTCGTGTCGACGGTCGACACCGTCGACTCGGGGTGGTCCTCCCACGTGACCGGTACCTCGGCGACGCGACAGTCGAGCGCCCCAGCGACGGCGATGAGTTCGATGTCCCAGGCGAAGCCGGGTTCGTAGAGGTGCTCGCGGACGGCCGCCCACGACTCGACGGAGAGCGCCTTCGCGCCGCACTGGTAGTCGTACAGCGGGACGTCGAGGAACCGGCGGGCGAGCCACGCGAAGCCGTCGCCGAGCCGACGGCGTGCGAGCGTCTGGTGTGAGACGATGTCCGCGTCGGGGTGCCGACGCGAACCGACGGCGAGCCCCACACGCCCCTCCGTGACCGGCCGAACGACGTCGGCGAGCGACGCGGCGGGCGTCGACCCGTCCGCGTCGGCGAACGCGAGGACGTCGACGCGAGGCGCGAGTGACTCGAACCCCGCGGTGATGGCCGCGCCCTTCCCGCGGCGTTCGTCGCTCGTCGCGACGTCGACGGGGACCGAACACGCACGGAGCGCCGCGACCGTCTGGGGGCGAGGGTCGTCGAGTTCGACGCGGAGGGCGGCGGGGGAGAGCGTCTCCTGGAGGGCAGAGAGGTAGGTCGTCAGCCGCGTGGTGTCGGGACGGTAAGCGGGAACGACGACACCGACGTTACTCATTGGGGATGGATTACGCAGCGTGGATAAAAAACCGACCGATACCCTCACACGGTCGTCTCGGTGTCGGTCTCGCGGACGGTGACGGAGACATAAGACGTATAACGAGTCGGGTGCGTCGGTCTCCTGTATGGAGTACGCGCTGGTCCTCCGCTGGCTTCTCCTGTTCGCTCTCGTCGGCGCGGCCGGCGTCCCCATCGCCGCTCGCCTCTTCTCGGTTCCCGGGCGCGGCGCGGGGTTCGCACTCCCGGTGGCGCTCGTCGTGTTCACCCTGCCCGCGTACTGGGTCGGACATCGTTCGCTCACCGCGGGGCTGGCCGTCGGCGTCGTCGTCCTCGTCGCCGCGGCGCTCGGGTCCGCCCTCGACCGAGACGCGCTTCGCGAGGGGAGCGTTCGGCTCGCACCGGATCTGACACTCGACCGGCGCGCGCTCGCCGAGTCGGCGGTCGTCTTTCTGCTCTCGTTCTCGCTTCTCGTCGCCGTCCGCGCCGTCGACCCCGCGGTGCACGCACTGGGCGGCGAGAAGTTCCTCGACTTCGGCCTCCTGAAGTCGCTCGCGCGGAGTACGGCGCTGCCGCCCGAGGACATGTGGTTCGCGGGCGAACCGGTCCGGTACTACTACGGCGGACACCTCATCACCGCGCTGCTCGCCCGGCTCTCGGCGGTTCCCCCACGCTTCGCGTACAACCTCGGGCTGGCGAGCTTTTACGCGATGCTCGTCACCGCGGCGTACGACCTCGCCGCCGCCGTCGCCGCGGCACGGGGCGGTAACGGTGCCGACCGGCCGCGAGCGTCGTCCGCGCGCCTGGCGGGCGGCCTCGGCGCGTTCTTCGTCGGCGTCGCCGCCAACCTTCACACCGCCTCTGACGTGGTGCTGGGGGTACTGCCCGGTGGGCTTCGGACCGCCGTGGCGACGTGGATCGCCGAGGGGACCGACGCCGAGCCGAGCGAGGTGCTGGCGGACGCGTCGAGCTTCTTCTATTTCGACGCCTCGCGCGTCATCCCCGGAACGATCAACGAGTTCCCCCTCTTCGCGTGGCTCAACGGCGACCTCCACGCGCACATGATGGGTCTGCCCTTCCTCCTCCTGGCCGCCGGACTCGCGTTCGTCTACTACGAGACGGCCGCCGCGGAGCGTAGCCGGCGGCGACTCCTCGTGTTCGGGGCCGTTCCGGTCGTTGCCGGCCTGCAGTCGGTGGTCGACACGTGGAGTTTCCCGAGCGTGTTCGGCGTCCTCTTTCTCGCCCTCGCGTTCGCGCCCGCCCACCCGCTGTCGCTCCTCTCGGAGCGTCTCGCCGGTTACAGCGGCGAGAACGAGGGGTCGCGGCTCGAAAGCGAGCTCACTCGACTCGGCGGGGCGCTCGGCGTGGCTGTCCTCGCCGGTGTCGTCGGCGTCGTCCTCTCCGCACCGTTCGTCACCCTCGCGGCCGGCGGCGGCAGCAGCCGCTCGCTCGAGATACTCGCGGCCGCCGAGCGGAGTTCGCTCTCGGGCCTCCTGTTGGTCCACGGCGGGTTCGTCCTGGCGTTCGGGGCGTACCTGGTCGGGCGGGTCGGCCGTGCGGTCCCGGTCCTCGTCGGCATCGCGGCCGTGGCGCTCGTCGCGAACACCATCGGGTTGCCCGTGTTGCTCCTGACGGTCCCCCTGCTCGTGCTCGGCTTCGTGGCGCTCCGGTTCGACCGTCCGGTCGGTTT is a window from the Salinigranum halophilum genome containing:
- a CDS encoding sugar ABC transporter ATP-binding protein translates to MASQTHTDATDAGRASPKSGDNHSFRVEGISKSFRHVQALEDVSLAVDHGEVIGLVGENGAGKSTLLNILTGVLQADEGQLYVDGEPVSFTNPREAADYGVSLVHQEQDVITTMRGYENLYLGREMERFGVLEKDRMREEAQAFVDDLGINIDVDERVRNYSFNERQMLEIAKAFHVSQKSENPVILLDEPTAGLEESGREILFDLVNDLRDRATFVFVSHELDEVLQISDRIYVLKDGERVGSTTAADATTDSLQQAMVGRETADEYYRVPDQQREADLGETAMAVDEVAHEDTVGPISFSVREGEIFGIVGVEGSGKQRLGRLLAGDLNVTQGSVSVDGTTLQNPTVSDMVDAGVGYIPKDRKSEGLLLYQSVLVNTSLAMVRDMHGNLPLLDLDAEEEATLDAIEELSIKTPGPNALVHGLSGGNQQKVVIARWLAQETPVLVMDNVTRGIDVGAKEEVYRLCRELTDKGVSIVFIGDELPEVIGMSNRIAVMAKGEFVGEPFDASPGNKPTEEDLIQEMI
- a CDS encoding sugar ABC transporter substrate-binding protein, whose translation is MARDSSNQSRRRFLKQAAIGSSAVTLGGLAGCTGGSGGGSSTSSGGSGGSSDGGSGGSDSSGSSGSDGGSMTSMGSIANRQNSYWLSWEKGYLEACEAFGYETNVQTNNGEVQTQQQQFDTAVSNNADFIAGQTYTNAAAITLAETLVEGETPGVLAVTIADWFVPQDAGEEYVTFFTPHFVNHAYTGAKMLFEAMGGSGTFVHIEGNRGTAPNIGRNKGVDLALQEYPDIEMAGPRQPGNFIRSDARSVMNDKVSQFGDDIDGFFGQNDAVALGGLTILEENDIDVPVVGIDASEPGLAAIAEDRMTGTVSGMGPWQAGWSVAKCHDYINGHTLSGPERMMSFNAPVCVKNPSEWTDVIDRLPVVDAAEYNDAIFSGETPYDWTAMSVAEAGEDAWDPQIDMQPMNLADMKEVLDWKDADKPSGYSLPGVYTDDAAQEETTQLYVDRFQNNPLK
- a CDS encoding SDR family NAD(P)-dependent oxidoreductase, which produces MERDSTALVTGGGRGIGQAICAELASRGHDVVIADLDEDEMAETAALVESEGQRVLTHQTNLKHLDSVEAVVETALSEFGSIEHLVNNAGIAGPTSACEGISSEEWDETVAVNLRGPFYTCRTVLPSMKEQGYGRIVNIASVTGKRPLTKRTPYATTKMGLIGFTRTLAAEVGEHDINVNAVCPGSVDGPRIRRVFEEKAETTGRSYEEVRRDAESESPRQELVQREDIANTVAFLCSSDADRMTGQDVNVSAGKVMY
- a CDS encoding BKACE family enzyme; the encoded protein is MPYQGYDDYFQKKLIITVATTGGLHGKEANPNLPTQPEEVAQDLAECEEAGASMVHLHARDENHEDTKDVARFQALMDAIDEHCDDIIVNFTTGGGGIYSRETRLAPILETEPRPEVATVDLGPINFGQTRTAENTREQNEEYAERMRDAGVKPELELFNPGHIPEAEHLIDEGLLEEPYWATVIFGMQNGMPPGPRNLVNFVDNLPEPVEWQCLAVGKHQLPMTTAAITMGGHVRVGMEDNVYYRKGELAESNAQLVRRTARIAEELERDIASPSEAREMLGL
- a CDS encoding IclR family transcriptional regulator; this translates as MNTQDGGRTLQTTATSLRVVETLRELDGARVTEVADEMGLAPSTVHAHLTTLADNEYVVKTGDVYQLSLEFLSLGEYVRTRRKAYRIAESYTEQLADETECRAVFTVEENGRGVYMYTFSGTHAVWTYSTVGKRFYLHQTAAGKATLSQLPESQVDTIVEKWGLPAATENTITDAEALLEQLASIRERGVAFNHQEQLDGVKAVGVPVNGSDGQVVGAFSVASPANRMTDERFEEEIPETLLGVANEFELENSLT
- a CDS encoding Gfo/Idh/MocA family protein, with amino-acid sequence MTVTIALVGAGGIGTIHLGTLADIDAADVTAICDVSAEAATAAAEEFGADVYTDHEEMLSNEDLDALFVAIPPFAHTTQETAGAEAGLDLFVEKPIALSGETAARVDEAIAEAQVRSQVGHMYRYSPAVEEAVDRIGDRDVALIDGHWVGGVPPSGWWGVKEKSGGQVVEQAAHVFDLVRYFGGDVDSVCAQGGKSVVGDDIDFEDAVSASMKHESGAVSHVSTSCASPDEHVALRLVGDGFHLELEFWFEGEDHPVSLGRLTGTVDGEPIELEAEEDAWAREVRSFVETVGGGEGDLRSPYDDARKTFELTLAVNEALDEENAVELPLVSQ